One window of the Zea mays cultivar B73 chromosome 3, Zm-B73-REFERENCE-NAM-5.0, whole genome shotgun sequence genome contains the following:
- the LOC100280411 gene encoding uncharacterized isoform X1, which yields MLPLPTVGVGAVAASPATAAGVAAPIRFRPLRLVASRASTTPSSPSTSSSAISSASPAGHSREHLSGRDGSPSKTSKPRVFFLDVNPLCFRGSQRSLGAFARWLALFFAHVSIRDPVVAVLDGDGGNEYRRRLLPSYKAHRARGVGTGADTRVVDVLRQCNVAVVRVDGYEADDVVATLTEQVLQKGYRVAIASPDKDFKQLISDDVQLVVPIPEIGRWSFYTLRHYVAQYKCDPTADLSLRCFMGDEADGVPGIQHLVPGFGRKTAVKLLQKHGSLENLLNTAAIRTVGRGYAQDALTKHADYLRKNYQVLSLKRDVNVQFDDSWLSPRNTCSDANVLADFLLKLSGQGRS from the exons ATGTTGCCACTGCCCACCGTGGGCGTGGGGGCGGTCGCCGCGTCGCCGGCCACCGCCGCAGGGGTAGCGGCGCCCATAAGGTTTCGTCCGCTCCGCCTCGTCGCGAGTCGAGCCAGCACTACCCCTTCTTCTCCCTCTACGTCCAGCTCGGCTATATCCAGCGCGTCACCAGCGGGGCATTCCCGCGAGCACCTGTCGGGCAGGGACGGCTCCCCATCGAAGACCAGCAAGCCCCGGGTGTTCTTCCTCGACGTCAACCCTCTATGCTTCCGCGGCTCCCAACGTAGCCTCGGCGCCTTCGCGCGCTGGCTGGCCCTCTTCTTCGCACACGTCAGCATCCGTGACCCCGTCGTCGCT GTTTTGGACGGGGATGGAGGGAACGAGTACCGGAGGCGGCTGCTGCCTTCGTACAAGGCGCATAGGGCTCGCGGCGTCGGCACTGGCGCTGACACGCGCGTCGTCGACGTTCTCCGCCAATGCAATGTCGCG GTTGTAAGAGTCGATGGATATGAGGCTGATGATGTGGTGGCTACCTTAACAGAACAGGTTTTACAGAAAGGTTACAGAGTTGCCATTGCCTCACCGGATAAAGACTTCAAGCAGCTGATATCTGATGATGTTCAGCTAGTCGTGCCCATTCCTGAGATCGGCCGATGGTCTTTCTATACATTAAGGCATTATGTTGCTCAATACAAGTGTGATCCAACTGCAGACTTAAGCCTTA GGTGCTTCATGGGCGATGAAGCAGATGGTGTTCCAGGAATCCAGCACTTAGTTCCTGGATTCGGCAGAAAGACCGCGGTGAAACTACTGCAAAAACATGGTTCGTTAGAAAACTTGCTAAACACGGCTGCAATCAGAACTGTCGGCAGAGGTTATGCCCAGGATGCTCTCACTAAGCATGCAGATTACTTACGGAAAAATTACCAAGTTCTTAGCCTGAAGAG GGATGTAAATGTTCAGTTTGACGACAGTTGGTTATCCCCGAGGAACACATGCAGTGACGCCAATGTTCTAGCTGACTTTCTTCTTAAACTGAGTGGCCAAGGCAGAAGCTAA
- the LOC100280411 gene encoding uncharacterized LOC100280411 — translation MLPLPTVGVGAVAASPATAAGVAAPIRFRPLRLVASRASTTPSSPSTSSSAISSASPAGHSREHLSGRDGSPSKTSKPRVFFLDVNPLCFRGSQRSLGAFARWLALFFAHVSIRDPVVAVLDGDGGNEYRRRLLPSYKAHRARGVGTGADTRVVDVLRQCNVAVVRVDGYEADDVVATLTEQVLQKGYRVAIASPDKDFKQLISDDVQLVVPIPEIGRWSFYTLRHYVAQYKCDPTADLSLIMNWKLCCTGCFMGDEADGVPGIQHLVPGFGRKTAVKLLQKHGSLENLLNTAAIRTVGRGYAQDALTKHADYLRKNYQVLSLKRDVNVQFDDSWLSPRNTCSDANVLADFLLKLSGQGRS, via the exons ATGTTGCCACTGCCCACCGTGGGCGTGGGGGCGGTCGCCGCGTCGCCGGCCACCGCCGCAGGGGTAGCGGCGCCCATAAGGTTTCGTCCGCTCCGCCTCGTCGCGAGTCGAGCCAGCACTACCCCTTCTTCTCCCTCTACGTCCAGCTCGGCTATATCCAGCGCGTCACCAGCGGGGCATTCCCGCGAGCACCTGTCGGGCAGGGACGGCTCCCCATCGAAGACCAGCAAGCCCCGGGTGTTCTTCCTCGACGTCAACCCTCTATGCTTCCGCGGCTCCCAACGTAGCCTCGGCGCCTTCGCGCGCTGGCTGGCCCTCTTCTTCGCACACGTCAGCATCCGTGACCCCGTCGTCGCT GTTTTGGACGGGGATGGAGGGAACGAGTACCGGAGGCGGCTGCTGCCTTCGTACAAGGCGCATAGGGCTCGCGGCGTCGGCACTGGCGCTGACACGCGCGTCGTCGACGTTCTCCGCCAATGCAATGTCGCG GTTGTAAGAGTCGATGGATATGAGGCTGATGATGTGGTGGCTACCTTAACAGAACAGGTTTTACAGAAAGGTTACAGAGTTGCCATTGCCTCACCGGATAAAGACTTCAAGCAGCTGATATCTGATGATGTTCAGCTAGTCGTGCCCATTCCTGAGATCGGCCGATGGTCTTTCTATACATTAAGGCATTATGTTGCTCAATACAAGTGTGATCCAACTGCAGACTTAAGCCTTA TAATGAACTGGAAGTTGTGCTGCACAGGGTGCTTCATGGGCGATGAAGCAGATGGTGTTCCAGGAATCCAGCACTTAGTTCCTGGATTCGGCAGAAAGACCGCGGTGAAACTACTGCAAAAACATGGTTCGTTAGAAAACTTGCTAAACACGGCTGCAATCAGAACTGTCGGCAGAGGTTATGCCCAGGATGCTCTCACTAAGCATGCAGATTACTTACGGAAAAATTACCAAGTTCTTAGCCTGAAGAG GGATGTAAATGTTCAGTTTGACGACAGTTGGTTATCCCCGAGGAACACATGCAGTGACGCCAATGTTCTAGCTGACTTTCTTCTTAAACTGAGTGGCCAAGGCAGAAGCTAA